From the genome of Astatotilapia calliptera chromosome 3, fAstCal1.2, whole genome shotgun sequence:
AAGCCAGAGAGTCAGGCCCCCTTTCATTCTCTAAACCAACCCCCCGGGGACAACCGAGCTCCAATGAGCCATGTGGGACCTCTTTTGCAATGGAGGCACTGAGGATCCCAATATAAGACACAGAGAACAAATAAAccagtttaaaagaaagaaagaaagaaagcgagGAAAGCAAATTATTCCTTGACTTTCAAAGTATCCGAGCTATTGCGACACTGCCACACGAACACGTGCAAATCCAcgaacataaagagaaaaactgtACTCACCGAGACAGACATGATTGCCAAGTGATCAGCTTAGTCTCCGAGAAATTATCACTCAAGTGTCCACACCAGTCGGGTCATTTTTGGGAGGTCAGCTGTCACGGATATGCCAGTGGGCAGAGACCCTCGGTGCCGAGGCACAGCTGGCTCTGTTTAGGACACATCGCCCGGTCTGGGGGCTCCGTCGTCCCCGGTCTTCATAAGGCTCCTAAAATTCACACGGAAAcgcttttttaaatgtttattttctcacGAGTCACATGTAATAGGTATAGACAGCAAAACTTCACCCGTGCGCTCTGAGTCTCGCGTGAAACTGAAAGGTAGGCGGACGGAGGTAACACCTGTCTATGCCTTCCACGCCCAGTAACGTTTCTTTAAAGGCAACCCTATCGGGGGAAGCCCGCAACAGCTTAGCATCGTTTGCAAAAAAGAAGCGGTGTGCAGTGAGCGTCTAAAATACGGCGTGCAGCTGTGTATGAAACCGCTATCTAGGTCAAACGATAATTCATTTGAACAGTAGCCAGTATAAATAGACGTGCAGTCGCGGCCTAGCCACTAAACACCAGCCAACGCGGGCTAACGCTGCGCTAGCTAGTGCTGGTTTAGTTCAAAACAACAATGGCACCGCCGTATAAAGCGGCCAAAGGCGATTTATTTACCGAACAGCGTTAGCACTCAGGACCGCCGTAATGAAAATTATTACCTTTCTCTTTTCTTATCGCCGATAAACTTCCCATTGGGGTACAGCCTCTGATACGTAAATCCCTTCTTTTCATGCGTGAAAATCTGCGGTCATCGCCGTTCAATCATCTTCGATGACAACAAAATTATCTCCGCCCCTTTCTTAGGTCGCGGAGCTTCGCTGATCTACAAGTAACACCAGGGCGTAAATTCCAGCGTTTACACCAATCCCGACGTGTGTAAAATCGCGCAGCTAGCCGTCGCCTCAAAAATAGAGCTCTTCTGATTGGCTCGTTCCTAAAAGTTGCGTTTAAGGACGACTGACTCTGTAAACCAGGTAAACGATTTTCAAATGGGGAAAAATAACGGTCAGCTGCTGTTGGCAACTGCTGTTATCTTTATTTGCCATAGAAAAAAGATTAATTTGCACAATTACTAGTATTATTAAAGTGAGCATGGTTTCAGCACTTTTATATACATATGCACACAGCCAATTGCGAGCGAAGTAGGctgtatgcttttattttgacaggggGACGTTTACCCGGAAAATATCGACTGTAGCGACACGAATCGTCAGTAGTCAAAGGTCTTTGAGAGTCTTTTATCAAACTATTCCTCTGCACCTCTTCGTGTTGAGCTTTTCATGCATTGCAGGGTGAGACAATCCTCTTCGTCACATTTGCACAACTGCATTTGCTTTGTAAAATGTCGGACTGcgagtgacaataaagttggGAATGCGAGCTCAACAAAGTGCATGGCCTCTGCCCTACTTAACTGCTGTTTGCGCTGAAAACATATCCGTGCGTGCTCTCTGTCCACAGGTGATGCTGAGGAGTGTATTCAGGTGCCTTAGGACCAATCTTGTAGCTGGCCAAAGAAATATGTCTCAAAGCAGTCTTTCTGGCAAAGTAGCCATAGTCACTGCCTCCACAGATGGGTAAAAATGACGTGATTGACCCCTGATTGTTGGTGCTGtccatgaaaaaacaaacagtaaccAAGCAAGGACTGTGTTAGTCACCTGTCTCCAATCATGACAAATCACTGATTATTGGAGAATTAGTAATAGAAGAGCTTAGTCcatgtttgtttgattgttttgtgtATGTTCTAAAATGCTTATTTCTCAGATTCAGCACATTCATGAGAGTAATTACTGCTGTAAAGGGGTTAAAGCGATGCATCATAGAGCtcttctcccccctcctcagAATCGGGCTGGCTGCGGCTCAGGCTCTGGGAAAAAGAGGTGCCCATGTGGTTGTGAGCAGCCGGCGGCAGGCCAATGTAGACAAAGCTGTGGCACTGCTGCAGAGCCAGAGCATCCAAGTGACTGGAACAACCTGTAATGTTGGGAAAGGGGAAGACCGAGAACAACTGGTTCAGATGGTAAGAAGCCGTCCATCGTGCTCAGAGGTGTAGAGCAGCACATAAACTATACAAGACCAAGCTTTGGCTCTTTATTATAACACAACTATTAAATGGGTGCTCATTTCTACATATATTTTTACTCTTGGACTCTATTAGAGTAGCTTCATGGttcaaaataattattatatgTCTAGCCCCTCAGTTGATCCTCTGTGAAAAAACCTATGAAACTTTATCTGGCATGAGCCACTTGAGAGGTGGAGAAAAGTTCAGCCAACGTGCACCTAACAATTTTTATCAATCATTAACAATAAAAAGGAATCCAAGCTGGATTTTAGTAGAATAAAGTTCAGCCTGATATTTTCGCTGTTTTTTCAATGTAGTTCCACTTAAAGTTGCtatttgtgaaaatgtgtttttataatgtttttataTGAAGCCGAAGTCCCTCGCTGCCACATTCCTCTGCCCTGTCAGCAACAGGAACGCTTCCAGTTACAGTTTCCCTCCTTTTCTATGCAGGAAATAAGTAACTAACTGGCAATGAGTTAAAATCTGGCCATAGTTCCACCCCAGATGCTTCTTACTTCTGCCAGGCTAAGTGTGAAGGGCAGAGTCAGAGCATGCTGCTAACACAAGCactgaaactacagctgtgCGCGACTGGACGACTCAGAGAACCACTATGACTGTTTCAAATACCTCCCGTTTCTAATGTGGACTGTATGTAAAGCGTTTTCAAGATTTAAGTTGCTGTCACAGCTCTTTCCCACAAAGAACTGAACCCACTCTTATGGTCTTGCCAAACTGTCcaaaaactgtaattttgcCTTTAGCTGCCTGTCTACATCTGTTATTAGTTACTCTGTAACTTTGGTGTTTTAACATATTTAGCTCTGACGCAAACTCATTAAAGTCCCCGATCATCCACACCACACCTGCAGGGCTTTCCCCACAGTTTAAGAGccactgtggctcaggtggtagagcgggTTATCTACCAATCAGAGAGTTGGTGGATCGGTGTTTGACTGCACccgctgagtgtgtgtgaacagATAAAAGCtcgtatgaatgtgtgtgtgtgtgactgggtgaatgagTCTGTATAAGTCTATGCTATTTAAGTCCACTTATCATGCACTGCTGtgctttcatctgattggctgcttctCAAAAACAGACTATTTGGACAGTCTGGAGCTTATCTCTATTTACCTCAGTGTTCACAGTCAGAGCTTTGTGCCTGAGATGTGCATGTTAAGGATATCTGTGCTCAGTGACATCACAGAGAGCTAAAAGCAGAACAAGCTGCCTGAAGCTGAGCGTTTCGGGCGGTCTGAGCCTGAGCTTCTGGCTCACAGTGATTACTTGTACATATGCTGgtgtcattatttgaaactctCCATGTTACTGTGAGCAAAAAGTCCCCTTTCATCATCCTCAGTGGTGGTGGAAAAAAGTAAGTGGGAACCATTAGCTGAGCCTCTTTTGGTGGTTTGGTGGTTACCTAGAGCACTTTCTGTAGCTGCACGTGCTCAGGGGGGATAATGGACCCCTCTGTCTTAAAGAGGCACTCCAGCTCAGCCATATTAGGATGTCTGGTCTGTGATGTCATTCTACAATAACCGATGGGTTTAAGGTGAAGCAGATTTTCTTGGTCTGCTGTATTTTTAAGGTTGGGGTCGCTGTCATGCTGCATCACTCAACTGGTCATGAGCAATTCAGACAATTCATCAGACTGCAGACGTTTCCCAGAAGCACTGTGGACTGCTAAGGTGCTCTGTGGAAAACTTtagtggaggtttttttttttacatttttttgtggtttcttCTGTGGAGTCCTGCCACGTAAAACATGCCTGCATGGTAGACTCATTAAGACAGATGTGAACCAGCTCCAGCCATTCCTTTAGCTTTTCCTCTGAGCTCCTTTTGGACTTTGTTTAGTATTTAGTGGCGTACCTTTGACCTTATTGTATTCAACGCTTGTTTTTAAGGACGACAGCGGCCACGCAAGTAAAACGCTTTGAGTTTTAGACAGTGTATCTGAACAGTGTCTTTTACACGACTTTGTAAGAGTTTCATGAAAGCAAACAGTTCATCTTTTGGGCAAAGTGTGGTTCACATCAGCAGCTGCTTTTGTGACTCAAACTGCATTAAGAGGTGAAGTGCACGTGTCTGTTAAAATGTCCTCCACTTGTTGGCGTCACTGTGTAATAGCGTGAACGAGTGCTTGGCTCTGTGTTTGGTACAGACTCTGGATCAGTGTGGGGCCATTGACATCCTGGTGTCCAATGCAGCAGTCAATCCTTTCTTTGGAAACATCATGGACTCCACAGAGGAGGTCTGGGATAAGGTACGTACAAAAATTGAGCCCACACCAATCATTTATGATGTACGAcataaatttgcatttttttaaatgaaggatACAGTAGCACTGATATGTtgtcataaaaaaacaacataaatccAAAATGTGGTTCTGAAGAGCTGTTTACGTCACTCTGAGATCACTCTGTTATTTAAAGTATTCACTGTCACTGTGTCGACATTTTTCAGATCCTAGATGTGAACGTAAAATCAGCCTTCCTCATGACCAAGCTGGTGGCGCCTCATATGGAGAAGAGAGGGTGAGTGACAATGGCACCAAAAGGGGCGTCCATAAAAACCTGCCTGCTGTAATATTTCTAACACCTCTCACaggtctgtgtttttctttcagaggtGGAAATGtcatatttgtgtcatctgtggCTGGATACCAACCAATGCAGGTCAGTGAGGAATTTCTCCTTGGCAGGAATTCGTGTGGTGCTGTGACTGAATCTCATCAGTGCGGTCAGGATTGGTTGGTCGCCTCCTTACATCACATCGAGACATAGAGATGGAAGTGAGAAAGCAATTCTCTGGAGAAAAGCTGTAATGTTAAGCATCTATGTTACTCACAGACTCCAGTATCTGCCAGTGTTTGACACAGCATTAGAGGTGTGGAGCCTGAGCTTTTATGGCTTTTGAAGTGGGAGAAAAGTCTTAGAAACCCTGTTTGGTAAGGTAGTCTTAGTGTACCAGGAGATTTCAGAAGAACATAAAAATCCCTTGGCGGTTGTGTCTGGAAAGGCAAATGTGCCAAGTCAAACATGCAGAGGCACCCGCTGTGGCGCCGTGTTAATAAGGAAGCAGCTAATAATGGATATATGCACTTAAAACGAGTGAGACATAAACCTGAATGTAAAGAAGTGACatgctctgttttgtttctgcaaACCTGTTCACGTGGTGTGCATGTGCACCTCTCCAGGCTTTGGGTCCTTACAGCGTGAGTAAGACGGCCTTGCTGGGTCTAACCCGGGCTCTGGCCCCGGAGCTGGCTCAGAGTAACATAAGAGTGAACTGCGTGGCCCCTGGAATAATCAAGACCCGCTTCAGCTCTGCGGTGAGGACACGCGCTGGAGTCCTTTGCTAAAAATGTGGTTTTTGTTGCATTTCAGTCGTGCTTTCTCTTATTAGTGTTGTACTTTTTATAATAAACTCTTTTGTTCCAGCTGTGGCAGAATGAAGGCATCGTGGATGAGTTCAAAAAGCAGCTATGCATTAAAAGGTGAAGTTCAAGGTCACAGGAAAGCTTGTTGGTAATATTCAGAGTCCAGGATTTGACACGTTGAATTTGCTTCTCCTGTCAGAGTTGGAGAACCGGAGGAAATCGGAAGTGTGATCGCGTTCTTGTGCTCCAAGGAAGCGTCCTACATCACCGGAGAGACCATCACAGTGACCGGAGGGATGAACTGTCGACTTTGAACGCATCGTTTTTAATTGgatttcttctatttttctgAAGTGCTGGCAGAGAACAGCCACAACTAAGCTTAGCGCAGGAGCTGCAACACACTAATATAAACCAATATAATGAAGCAGAGAGCTCTGGGTTACTGTGAGCGTCTTGAGTTTCCAGGTTGATTTTTGTTGTGTAAAGGTTTCTAATGAAAAAtctgatgtttttgtaaaagaaaataatttaaaatgaggaaatgtgtcattttaaacTGCACCAGCTATGAGATAAAAGCTTTTTCAGTGCATAAACATATTCATGATTTACAGGCCAGGGATGGTTTTATTAACAGTCATTACATGAGCTGAACGTCAGGAGCCGTTTGAGAGCTTCGCCTTCATCGATGAACCAAATGGAGCGTGCACCAGTCTCATCATCAAccagtttttattttgcatttcatttcatatatttcatacaaaaatcacaaacttTATTAACAGAGATATTATTACATATTGcaagttaaaaatatttcacatttgtaACAGACAATCcagatatgtttttaaaaaatgcaatttaaatgacttaaaaaagCTGTATGACACTGCCTGTAACCGTGGCTACGTTTATCCACGATGTCAAAGCACCTGTTCAAGTTTTAATCGCCCTGAGTCAGGTTTATTTCAAGCAAATGGAAGATAAAAGTGTCCATCAGTCTCAATAGCATTTAAAAACCTGTTATTCTTTCCGACCATGTCGCCGGTGGAGGACAAAAATCATTTCATCACCTCCGTTTGTGTCCAGCAGACAATAAGCGGCGCCGGGTCATCGCAGGTTTCCAAAACTCCCTCAGGGTGGGCACGTAGGTGCCGTGTTTGGTCTTGTAGTAGCGTTTCATAAACAGCTGGGGGAGACAAAGGGATTCAAAGCACTAAGAATAAGAGTTTACTGTGTTACAGGCATCAGTTACCGCACGGACGTGTAACTTATTTTACACTGAGCTGTAAGAATTCATGAACATGTATTTGAGCCTGCAATTCATGCCCTCCACATTTTACAAAGCCACCCGATGTGCCAGATTGAAGTCCTTGCCAGGCCGATTTTACCCCCCCGAGTCTTATGCTTTACACTCCCATTTATTCTATTTTGTCTGAAACTGCACATCATTCAGGTATAATCAAAGCTAAGACTGGATATGTTCTGCATACGCACCCTGACTTTGAAGTTCTTCGTCGCCTCATCCTCTGAATCAGCCACGTAGTCGTCATCTTCTGCACCGGCCAGCACCTCTGAACAGAACAGTAAACACACATAAGCTCAAACCTTTGCAGGTGATACATTTCTTACATAATTACACCCCCCATTCACCtgtgtcactctgctgctgagaGGGAGAGCTTCTCATGCTGTGTAGTGCAGGATGGTTTCTGTTGAGGGGAAACAACAGTAGCTGTTAACTGGTGACTAATCACGGGGGGGGGCATCGAGCTGAACTGCTTAGCTTCGTGCACTTCTAACTGAAGTCTAAAGGCAACCAGAAAACACTGAAGTACAAATGTTGATCAGTGTGTGTGATCTAGCTGCACATAGTTAAGTCATTAATATCAGACAAAAGAAACCAGAAATCTGTGGAGCTAAAtcagatgtttttattgtattcaGACAGTTTATACCATGTTTAAACGAGTTGACTGAACCACAATATCTATTTTTACTTCAAACATGTTCTTAAACAAATATGCAGCCATAGCATTACCCATATATTACTTATTCACACAGACCACAGTGCTTGGTTTATTGCCATTATGCACTTTAGTCCCTTACTCTTTGTCTTGCGAGCCGGGAGACTCTGTGTCAGACGACAGATGGctgcttgtctgtctctgcgttgACGTTGTGGCCGGTAACTTCCTCCTCTGCTTGTTTTGTGCCTGGTAAGAGGATGTTTCCTCTGGCCCAGATGTACTAGCCCTGAGAGAAGCAGCTGACATTTCTTCGATGACAACCCTGGGCTCCATGATCAGACAAtcgacaaaaacagagtagagGTGTTGATCTTCAGGGTGATATAGTGTTTTAACACCTAGCTTTCTCATCCGGGCTGCCAGGACTTTCCTGCTGCATCCCTCTTTTCTTATAGTTTCTGCTCGGCCTTCCTTCCTCCTCTGGCCACCTTTACTCTGCGTCTGCCCGCCCAGTCTCTTTTCCACGGGTGTTGTTACACTTAGAACTTCTTCCTCCTCCAAAT
Proteins encoded in this window:
- the dhrs4 gene encoding dehydrogenase/reductase SDR family member 4 codes for the protein MHCRVMLRSVFRCLRTNLVAGQRNMSQSSLSGKVAIVTASTDGIGLAAAQALGKRGAHVVVSSRRQANVDKAVALLQSQSIQVTGTTCNVGKGEDREQLVQMTLDQCGAIDILVSNAAVNPFFGNIMDSTEEVWDKILDVNVKSAFLMTKLVAPHMEKRGGGNVIFVSSVAGYQPMQALGPYSVSKTALLGLTRALAPELAQSNIRVNCVAPGIIKTRFSSALWQNEGIVDEFKKQLCIKRVGEPEEIGSVIAFLCSKEASYITGETITVTGGMNCRL